In Oryza brachyantha chromosome 1, ObraRS2, whole genome shotgun sequence, the following are encoded in one genomic region:
- the LOC102720555 gene encoding V-type proton ATPase subunit E, whose amino-acid sequence MNGGDVARQLKQMTDFIRQEAVEKAAEIEAAAAEEFQIEKLQLVEAEKKRIKQEYERKEKQNDIEKKIEYSKQVKDSLIEVLRAQDDLVKSMLEATGKELLYISRDHHAYKNLLRILIVQSLLRLKESAVILRCRKEDRELVESVLESAKNEYAGRANVYPPEIVLDRNVYLPSGPSHYEAHGPSCSGGVVIASRDGKIVYENTLDARLEVVFRKKLPEIRRSFFGQIAA is encoded by the exons AtgaacggcggcgacgtggcgcgGCAGCTCAAGCAGATGACGGACTTCATCCGCCAGGAGGCCGTCGAGAAGGCCGCCGAGatcgaggccgccgccgccgag GAATTTCAAATCGAGAAACTACAGCTGGTGGAAGCTGAAAAGAAGAGGATCAAGCAGGAATATGAACGGAAAGAGAAGCAGAACGATATTGAGAAGAAAat TGAATACTCAAAGCAGGTCAAGGATTCCCTAATTGAAGTTCTGCGAGCTCAAGATGATTTAGTGAAGTCTATGTTGGAGGCAACAGGGAAAGAGCTACTGTACATTAGCCGAGATCACCATGCATACAAGAATCTTCTTAGGATACTCATTGTTCAG AGCTTGCTGCGTTTGAAAGAGTCAGCTGTGATTCTCCGCTGCAGAAAGGAAGATCGTGAGCTTGTCGAATCAGTTTTGGAGTCTGCAAAGAACGAATATGCGGGCAGAGCAAATGTATATCCTCCTGAAATAGTGTTAGACCGTAATGTCTATCTGCCATCTGGTCCTAGTCATTACGAGGCACACGGACCCTCCTG ctCTGGTGGAGTTGTAATAGCTTCCCGAGATGGAAAGATTGTCTATGAAAATACATTGGATGCTAGACTAGAGGTGGTTTTCAGAAAGAAGCTGCCGGAG ATTCGTCGGAGCTTTTTTGGGCAGATAGCTGCGTGA
- the LOC102715905 gene encoding uncharacterized protein LOC102715905 codes for MRERDVCWEYCDKMDGNKVRCRFCYKILNGGISRLKFHLSQISSKGVNPCTKVKPDVIEKVKAVIAAKEEHRESQILKRQRDTELSVRDVRPRRIRDLPSQPPSPERATSPAITSASDHTQFLALEVSAPAQKLSAAANKACSAPASEAERCIAEFFFENKLDYSIADSVSYRHMLEALGGQGFRGPSAEVLKTKWLHKLKSEISQKTTEIEKDWATTGCTILADSWTDNKSKALINFSVSSPLGTFFLKTVDASPHIKSHQLYELFDDVIREVGPDHVVQIITDRNINYGSVDKLIMQNYNTIFWSPCASSCVNSMLDDFSKIDWVNRCICQAQTITRFIYNNKWVLDLTRKCIAGQELVYSGITKSVSDFLTLQSLLRHRPKLKQMFHSSDYASSSYANRSLSISCVETLDDDEFWRAVEEIAAVSEPLLRVMRDVSGGKAAIGYIYESMTKVMDSIRTYYIMDEGKCKSFLDIVEQKWQVELHSPLHSAAAFLNPSIQYNPEVKFFTSIKEEFYIVLDKVLTVPDQRQGITVELHAFRKAQGMFGSNIAKEARNNTSPGMWWEQYGDSAPSLQHAAVRIVSQVCSTLTFQRDWSIILRNHSEKRNKLDKEALADQAYVHYNFTLHADSKTKKGDGDPIALDAIDMTSPWVEDSDNPNLAQWLERFPSALDGDLNTRQFGGSIFGTNDTLFGL; via the exons A TGCGGGAGAGAGATGTCTGCTGGGAGTACTGTGACAAGATGGACGGGAACAAGGTCAGGTGCAGGTTCTGCTATAAGATCCTAAATGGTGGTATAAGCAGACTCAAGTTTCATCTATCTCAAATTTCGAGCAAAGGCGTCAACCCTTGCACCAAGGTGAAGCCGGATGTCATAGAAAAGGTGAAGGCTGTCATAGCAGCGAAGGAAGAGCACAGAGAGTCACAGATTCTCAAGAGGCAACGCGACACTGAATTGTCGGTGCGTGACGTGCGTCCAAGAAGAATACGTGACCTTCCCTCTCAGCCTCCATCTCCAGAGCGAGCTACTTCTCCTGCTATTACTTCAGCCTCTGACCACACCCAGTTCCTTGCATTGGAAGTATCTGCTCCAGCACAGAAACTATCAGCTGCTGCAAACAAGGCATGCTCAGCACCAGCATCAGAAGCCGAACGATGCATAGCTGAATTCTTTTTTGAGAATAAGTTGGACTACAGTATTGCAGACTCTGTTTCATACCGGCATATGCTGGAGGCACTTGGTGGACAGGGATTCCGAGGGCCATCAGCTGAGGTTTTGAAGACAAAGTGGTTGCACAAGCTCAAGTCAGAGATTTCGCAGAAAACCACAGAGATTGAAAAGGATTGGGCGACAACAGGCTGCACGATATTAGCTGATTCTTGGACTGATAATAAATCAAAAGCTCTCATCAATTTTTCTGTGTCATCGCCATTAGGGACATTCTTCCTCAAAACAGTAGATGCTTCTCCACACATCAAAAGTCACCAGCTGTATGAgctttttgatgatgtgattCGGGAGGTTGGTCCAGATCATGTGGTGCAGATAATCACTGATCGAAATATAAACTATGGCAGTGTGGACAAGTTGATTATGCAGAACTACAACACCATATTTTGGTCTCCCTGTGCCTCCTCTTGTGTAAACTCAATGTTGGATGACTTCTCCAAGATTGATTGGGTGAACCGGTGCATCTGTCAAGCCCAAACCATAACACGATTTATCTACAACAACAAGTGGGTTCTTGATCTTACGAGGAAGTGCATAGCTGGGCAGGAGCTTGTTTATTCAGGAATTACAAAGAGTGTATCAGATTTTCTCACGCTGCAATCATTGTTGAGGCACAGACCAAAGCTGAAGCAAATGTTTCATAGCTCTGACTATGCATCTTCTTCATATGCAAATAGGTCTTTAAGTATTTCATGTGTTGAGACCCTTGATGACGATGAGTTTTGGAGAGCAGTCGAGGAGATAGCTGCTGTTTCTGAACCTCTATTGAGGGTTATGAGGGATGTCTCAGGAGGCAAGGCTGCTATtggttatatatatgagtCTATGACAAAGGTGATGGATTCTATTAGAACATACTACATAATGGATGAAGGAAAATGCAAGTCATTTCTGGACATCGTGGAGCAAAAGTGGCAGGTAGAATTGCATTCACCTCTTCATTCAGCGGCTGCTTTTCTGAACCCAAGCATCCAGTATAATCCAGAAGTCAAATTTTTCACTAGTATCAAGGAGGAGTTCTACATTGTTCTGGATAAGGTGCTTACAGTCCCTGACCAAAGGCAAGGTATCACAGTGGAATTGCATGCTTTTCGAAAGGCGCAAGGGATGTTTGGCTCTAACATTGCTAAAGAGGCCCGTAACAACACCTCCCCAG GAATGTGGTGGGAGCAATATGGTGATTCAGCGCCGTCGTTACAACATGCTGCCGTCAGAATAGTCAGCCAGGTTTGCAGCACCCTGACCTTCCAAAGAGACTGGAGCATAATCCTTCGGAACCATTCAGAGAAGCGCAACAAGCTGGACAAGGAGGCTCTGGCTGACCAAGCCTATGTGCACTACAATTTCACCCTCCACGCCGACTCCAAGACGAAGAAAGGGGACGGGGATCCCATCGCGCTGGATGCCATCGACATGACCTCGCCATGGGTGGAGGATTCTGACAACCCAAACCTCGCCCAGTGGCTCGAAAGGTTCCCGTCTGCCCTGGATGGTGACTTGAACACCAGGCAGTTTGGTGGCTCGATCTTTGGCACCAATGACACTCTGTTCGGCTTATGA
- the LOC102716181 gene encoding G-type lectin S-receptor-like serine/threonine-protein kinase At2g19130, which produces MNCERGVSTHPETAFYTIDGVYKYPQNSWPSDARSMKECEASCTRDCTCTAFAYNTTCLLWFVELRNTVILDSGSDGNRLYMRIATNQQQNSGSRAAPQFPNQKKVVVLSVMGMLAIIAIILIFLWRFRIKLLAAKPMFENGSLMVFSFAQTKNSTKNFSEKLGEGSFGSVFKGTNLGSMTVAVKKLKDLRQGEKQFRAEVQTVGMIKHTNLVRLLGFCADESNRLLVYEYFTNGSLNSHLFSGSSTKLSWELRYQIALGIARGLAYLHEECKDCIVHCDIKPDNILLDAELCPKIADFGMAKLIGRDFSRVLTTMRGTIGYLAPEWISGLPITHKADVYSYGMVLLEIISGRRNSEKINEGKHTYFPCYAACKVNEGNVMCLLDSRLEGNADDEQLERACRIACWCIQDAEDQRPTMGQIVLMLEDAIDVLVPPIPRSLQNFVGLEYDSTHSAEL; this is translated from the coding sequence ATGAATTGTGAAAGGGGTGTCTCAACTCATCCAGAAACTGCATTTTATACAATAGATGGTGTGTATAAATACCCTCAAAACTCTTGGCCTTCAGATGCTAGAAGCATGAAAGAGTGTGAAGCCTCTTGCACAAGGGACTGTACATGCACTGCCTTTGCTTACAATACAACATGCCTACTTTGGTTTGTAGAGTTGCGGAACACAGTAATACTTGACTCAGGTTCAGATGGTAATCGGTTGTACATGCGTATTGCTACCAATCAACAACAGAATTCAGGCTCTAGAGCTGCTCCTCAATTTCCAAACCAAAAGAAGGTAGTTGTTCTATCAGTGATGGGTATGTTAGCCATCATTGCTATTATTCTGATCTTTTTGTGGAGATTCCGAATAAAATTACTCGCAGCAAAGCCGATGTTTGAAAATGGAAGCCTCatggttttttcatttgcacaAACAAAGAACTCAACAAAAAATTTCTCTGAAAAACTTGGAGAAGGTAGCTTTGGCTCTGTTTTCAAGGGGACAAATTTAGGTTCCATGACCGTGGCTGTCAAGAAGTTAAAAGACCTCAGACAAGGAGAGAAGCAGTTTCGGGCAGAGGTACAGACTGTTGGGATGATTAAGCACACCAATCTTGTTCGTCTGCTTGGATTCTGTGCTGATGAAAGCAATAGATTGCTGGTTTATGAGTACTTTACAAATGGCTCCTTAAACTCCCATCTCTTTTCTGGGAGTTCCACAAAGTTGAGCTGGGAACTGCGTTACCAAATAGCACTTGGAATAGCAAGAGGTTTAGCTTATCTGCACGAGGAATGCAAGGATTGCATTGTACACTGCGACATCAAACCGGATAACATACTTCTTGACGCAGAGTTATGTCCTAAGATTGCAGATTTCGGTATGGCAAAGCTCATTGGTCGAGATTTCAGCAGAGTACTAACAACAATGCGAGGGACCATCGGATATCTTGCACCGGAGTGGATCTCAGGTTTGCCAATCACACATAAGGCAGATGTTTACAGCTACGGAATGGTGCTTCTTGAAATCATATCAGGGCGAAGGAACTCGGAGAAAATCAATGAAGGGAAACACACATACTTTCCTTGCTATGCTGCATGTAAGGTGAATGAAGGTAATGTCATGTGCCTGCTGGATAGCAGGTTGGAAGGGAATGCTGATGACGAGCAGCTGGAGAGAGCTTGCAGGATTGCATGCTGGTGCATTCAAGATGCTGAGGATCAGAGGCCAACGATGGGGCAAATTGTTCTCATGCTAGAAGATGCTATTGATGTTTTAGTCCCTCCTATTCCGAGGTCACTTCAGAACTTTGTGGGGTTGGAGTATGATTCTACTCACTCTGCAGAACTTTAG
- the LOC102720830 gene encoding GDSL esterase/lipase At5g45910-like isoform X1 produces the protein MMMFWPYAISLLLSSPSLEAAAGGGALSSRRYDSIFSFGDSLADTGNNPVVFGWYSIFDPVTRPPYGSTFFGRPTGRNCDGRLILDFVAERLGVPFLPPFLAHNGSFRRGANFAVGGATALNSGFFHAGDPPDASPLPLNTSLGVQVGWFESLKPSLCNTTLECRDFFRRSLFFVGEFGYNDYFFSLRKKSIQEIRLLVPDIIKTISIAIEMLIKHGAKDLVVPGMIPSGCAPPVLAIFAGQAGPDEYEPATGCLKAQNELAVHHNSLLQESLQGLRDRHPDASIVYADFFSPVMAMVRSPGKFGFEDDVLTICCGGPGSAFCGDQGAVTCEDPSARLFWDGVHLTEAGYRYVAEDWLSIIMDSPGNKII, from the exons ATGATGATGTTCTGGCCGTACGCCATCTCGCTTCTcctctcgtcgccgtcgctggaggccgccgccggcggcggcgccctctCTTCCCGGCGCTACGACTCCATCTTCAGCTTCGGCGACTCGCTGGCTGACACCGGCAACAACCCCGTCGTCTTCGGCTGGTACTCCATCTTCGACCCCGTCACCCGTCCTCCCTACGGCTCCACCTTCTTCGGCCGCCCCACCGGCCGCAACTGCGACGGCCGCCTCATCCTCGACTTCGTCG CTGAACGCCTGGGCGTGCCGTTCTTGCCGCCTTTCCTGGCGCACAACGGGAGCTTCCGCCGGGGCgccaacttcgccgtcggcggcgccaccgccctcAACTCAGGCTTCTTCCACGCCGGCGATCCTCCGGATGCCAGCCCGCTCCCTCTCAACACCAGCCTAGGCGTGCAGGTGGGCTGGTTCGAGTCGCTCAAACCTTCGCTCTGCAACACAACACTCG AGTGTAGGGATTTCTTCAGGAGATCACTCTTCTTCGTGGGTGAATTCGGGTACAACGACTACTTCTTCTCCCTCAGGAAGAAAAGCATCCAAGAAATCAGATTGCTCGTCCCAGATATCATCAAAACCATCTCCATAGCCATCGAG ATGCTGATCAAGCACGGGGCGAAGGATTTGGTGGTTCCAGGCATGATACCGTCAGGGTGCGCGCCACCGGTTCTCGCCATATTTGCTGGACAAGCTGGCCCAGATGAGTACGAGCCAGCCACCGGCTGCCTGAAGGCGCAGAACGAGCTAGCAGTGCACCACAACTCGCTGCTGCAGGAATCCCTCCAGGGTCTCAGGGACAGGCACCCGGATGCCAGCATCGTCTACGCCGATTTCTTCAGCCCCGTCATGGCGATGGTCCGGTCGCCTGGCAAGTTTG GGTTTGAAGATGATGTTCTTACGATTTGCTGCGGAGGGCCTGGGAGCGCTTTCTGCGGCGATCAGGGCGCGGTCACCTGCGAGGATCCATCTGCTCGTCTCTTCTGGGATGGGGTTCACCTGACGGAGGCGGGTTACCGCTACGTCGCGGAGGATTGGCTGAGCATCATCATGGACTCACCTGggaacaaaataatttga
- the LOC102720830 gene encoding GDSL esterase/lipase At1g28600-like isoform X2: protein MMMFWPYAISLLLSSPSLEAAAGGGALSSRRYDSIFSFGDSLADTGNNPVVFGWYSIFDPVTRPPYGSTFFGRPTGRNCDGRLILDFVAERLGVPFLPPFLAHNGSFRRGANFAVGGATALNSGFFHAGDPPDASPLPLNTSLGVQVGWFESLKPSLCNTTLECRDFFRRSLFFVGEFGYNDYFFSLRKKSIQEIRLLVPDIIKTISIAIEMLIKHGAKDLVVPGMIPSGCAPPVLAIFAGQAGPDEYEPATGCLKAQNELAVHHNSLLQESLQGLRDRHPDASIVYADFFSPVMAMVRSPGKFGGN, encoded by the exons ATGATGATGTTCTGGCCGTACGCCATCTCGCTTCTcctctcgtcgccgtcgctggaggccgccgccggcggcggcgccctctCTTCCCGGCGCTACGACTCCATCTTCAGCTTCGGCGACTCGCTGGCTGACACCGGCAACAACCCCGTCGTCTTCGGCTGGTACTCCATCTTCGACCCCGTCACCCGTCCTCCCTACGGCTCCACCTTCTTCGGCCGCCCCACCGGCCGCAACTGCGACGGCCGCCTCATCCTCGACTTCGTCG CTGAACGCCTGGGCGTGCCGTTCTTGCCGCCTTTCCTGGCGCACAACGGGAGCTTCCGCCGGGGCgccaacttcgccgtcggcggcgccaccgccctcAACTCAGGCTTCTTCCACGCCGGCGATCCTCCGGATGCCAGCCCGCTCCCTCTCAACACCAGCCTAGGCGTGCAGGTGGGCTGGTTCGAGTCGCTCAAACCTTCGCTCTGCAACACAACACTCG AGTGTAGGGATTTCTTCAGGAGATCACTCTTCTTCGTGGGTGAATTCGGGTACAACGACTACTTCTTCTCCCTCAGGAAGAAAAGCATCCAAGAAATCAGATTGCTCGTCCCAGATATCATCAAAACCATCTCCATAGCCATCGAG ATGCTGATCAAGCACGGGGCGAAGGATTTGGTGGTTCCAGGCATGATACCGTCAGGGTGCGCGCCACCGGTTCTCGCCATATTTGCTGGACAAGCTGGCCCAGATGAGTACGAGCCAGCCACCGGCTGCCTGAAGGCGCAGAACGAGCTAGCAGTGCACCACAACTCGCTGCTGCAGGAATCCCTCCAGGGTCTCAGGGACAGGCACCCGGATGCCAGCATCGTCTACGCCGATTTCTTCAGCCCCGTCATGGCGATGGTCCGGTCGCCTGGCAAGTTTG GAGGAAACTGA